A single genomic interval of Salmo trutta chromosome 13, fSalTru1.1, whole genome shotgun sequence harbors:
- the LOC115205249 gene encoding EGF-containing fibulin-like extracellular matrix protein 2, which yields MQGVCAAILCVSVFLRSAISQPPTESDTYTECTDGYQWDPQTQHCKDINECETLLEACKGEMKCFNHYGGYLCLPRSASVIPAPDPPSQPGTNLESTAREPFNPCPLGYEPQGDSCVDVNECERDEHDCQPSQQCINIPGAFICQCPEGYRKIGTECIDIDECRYRYCQHRCVNVPGSFSCQCEPGFQLAGNNRSCIDVNECDMGAPCQQRCYNTYGTFLCRCDLGYELGPDGFACNDIDECSYSSYLCQFQCVNEPGKFSCQCPEGYQLLGTRLCQDINECETGEHQCTEGQTCVNIYGASQCVDTNRCQSPYVQVSDNRCVCPVTKPACRDLPFSIVQRYMSITSERSVPSDIFQIQATSVYPGAYNTFRIRSGDHDGDFYIRQINNISAMLVLARAVTGPQEYTLDLEMVSVNPLLSYQTSSALRLSVYVGPYAF from the exons ATGCAGGGCGTGTGCGCGGCgatcctgtgtgtgtctgtgttcctcCGCAGTGCTATTTCACAGCCACCTACAGAAAGTGACACTTACACG GAATGCACAGATGGGTATCAATGGGATCCTCAGACTCAGCACTGCAAAG ACATAAACGAGTGTGAGACCCTTCTGGAGGCCTGTAAGGGGGAGATGAAGTGCTTCAACCACTACGGGGGCTACCTGTGCCTTCCCCGTTCTGCCTCGGTCATCCCAGCCCCAGACCCCCCCAGCCAGCCTGGGACCAACCTGGAGAGCACCGCCAGAGAGCCCTTCAACCCCTGTCCTCTGGGCTATGAGCCCCAGGGAGACAGCTGTgtgg ATGTGAatgagtgtgagagagatgaaCACGACTGCCAGCCCAGCCAGCAGTGCATCAACATTCCGGGAGCCTTTATCTGCCAGTGTCCTGAGGGTTACCGTAAGATTGGCACCGAGTGCATCG ACATTGACGAGTGCAGATACAGGTACTGTCAGCATCGCTGTGTCAACGTCCCCGGCTCCTTCTCCTGTCAGTGTGAACCAGGCTTCCAGCTGGCCGGCAACAACCGCTCCTGTATTG aTGTGAATGAGTGTGACATGGGCGCCCCCTGTCAGCAGCGGTGTTATAACACCTACGGTACCTTCCTCTGTCGCTGTGACTTGGGCTACGAGCTTGGGCCTGACGGCTTTGCCTGCAATG ACATAGACGAGTGCAGCTACTCTAGTTACCTGTGTCAGTTCCAGTGTGTCAATGAGCCCGGGAAGTTCTCCTGTCAGTGCCCAGAAGGCTACCAGCTGCTGGGCACTCGACTATGTCAGG ATATAAATGAGTGTGAGACCGGAGAGCACCAGTGTACTGAAGGACAGACCTGTGTGAATATCTACggtgccagtcagtgtgtggaCACCAACCGTTGCCAGAGTCCTTACGTCCAAGTATCTGACAA TCGCTGTGTTTGTCCTGTGACCAAGCCAGCCTGTCGAGACCTACCCTTCTCTATCGTCCAGCGTTACATGAGCATCACGTCGGAGCGCTCCGTCCCGTCAGACATCTTCCAGATACAGGCCACCAGCGTCTACCCCGGAGCCTACAACACCTTCCGTATCCGCTCTGGAGACCACGACGGAGACTTCTACATCAGA caAATCAACAACATCAGCGCCATGCTGGTTTTAGCCCGAGCTGTGACGGGGCCCCAGGAGTACACACTGGACCTGGAGATGGTGTCAGTCAACCCCCTCCTGAGCTACCAGACCAGCTCGGCTCTGCGACTTTCAGTCTACGTAGGGCCTTATGCATtctag
- the LOC115205247 gene encoding coiled-coil domain-containing protein 85B-like codes for MGSDSELYNRDLSKMSDEDLLSCSKEELVSRLRKEESEKISALIQRGRLIKEVNKQLQGHLLEIRELKTVNQRLQEENTELRDLCCFLDDDRLKVKKLAREWQLFGHHAAKVMREDLGGYLKKLVDLERMQDGLVKENLDLKELCLVLEEECVSRNDSSPGGSTELNLPCMVSRDLGDGSSSTGSVGSPDQLHLVCSPDD; via the coding sequence ATGGGGAGTGACAGTGAGCTCTACAACAGAGACTTGTCAAAGATGTCTGACGAGGATTTACTCTCCTGCTCTAAAGAAGAGCTGGTGAGTCGACTGCGTAAAGAGGAGTCAGAGAAGATCTCTGCTCTTATCCAGCGTGGACGGCTGATAAAAGAAGTCAACAAACAATTACAGGGCCACCTGCTTGAGATCAGGGAGCTGAAAACCGTCAACCAGCGTCTCCAGGAAGAAAACACAGAATTGCGCGACTTGTGCTGTTTCCTTGATGATGACCGACTAAAGGTGAAGAAGCTGGCCCGGGAATGGCAGCTGTTCGGTCACCACGCAGCCAAAGTGATGCGTGAGGATCTGGGCGGCTACTTGAAAAAACTGGTCGACCTAGAGCGCATGCAGGATGGATTGGTGAAGGAGAATCTGGACCTCAAAGAACTTTGTCTGGTCCTGGAAGAGGAATGTGTCAGCAGGAATGACTCCAGTCCTGGTGGTTCCACTGAGCTCAACTTGCCGTGTATGGTGTCCCGAGACCTGGGAGATGGAAGTTCAAGCACTGGGAGTGTCGGTAGTCCGGACCAGCTCCACCTGGTGTGCTCACCTGATGACTGA
- the LOC115205248 gene encoding acidic fibroblast growth factor intracellular-binding protein B, which yields MSVELDVFVGNTTIMDEEVYQFWLDGYTVNDAVKVRMEGGVLEECEASAEVLRSDTMDQYRTFQMCERLLHSPAKLANQLLFQIPPHRQVMLIERYYTFDGVFVREVLGKKLSKGTKKDLDDVSAKTGVTLKSCRRQFDNFKRVFKVVEELKGPLVENIRQHFLLSDKLARDYAAIVFFANNRFETGKKKLHYLTFQDFAFCAGQLISNWTVGALDNMVEDMDVDLEKEFLQDLKELKILITDKDLLDQHKSLVCTALRGKTKAFNEMEANFKNLSRGLVNIAAKLTNTKDVRDFFIDLVEKFIEPCRSDKWTAGDMRLYLTHYTNSAHILDTFKHQVVWDRYMGVIKSCILKMYHD from the exons ATGTCAGTGGAACTCGATGTGTTTGTGGGTAACACCACCATTATGGATGAGGAAGTCTATCAGTTCTGGCTGGATGGCTACACAG TGAATGATGCAGTGAAGGTTCGTATGGAGGGAGGGGTATTggaggagtgtgaggccagtgCTGAGGTTTTGCGCAGTGACACCATGGACCAGTACAGAACCTTCCAGATGTGTGAGCGCCTCCTGCACAGCCCCGCCAAACTGGCCAATCAGCTGCTGTTCCAGATCCCACCTCATCGCCAGGTCATGCTCATAGAGAG GTACTATACGTTTGATGGCGTGTTTGTACGAGAGGTTCTTGGGAAGAAACTCTCAAAGGGGACCAAGAAGGACCTGGATGATGTCAGTGCAAAGACTGGTGTCACACTGAAGAGCTGCAGGCGGCAG TTTGATAACTTCAAGCGTGTATTCAAAGTTGTGGAGGAACTGAAGGGACCCCTGGTGGAAAACATTCGTCAGCACTTCCTTCTCTCTGACAAGCTGGCCAG GGATTACGCTGCCATTGTTTTCTTTGCCAACAATCGCTTTGAGACGGGGAAGAAGAAGCTGCATTATCTTACATTCCAGGACTTTGCCTTCTGTGCAGGGCAGCTCATCAGCAACTGGACCGTGGGAGCATTGG ATAACATGGTGGAAGACATGGATGTGGATCTTGAGAAGGAGTTCTTACAAGATCTAAAGGAACTGAAGATTTTAATTACTGACAAGGATCTACTGGACCAGCACAAGAG TTTGGTGTGCACGGCTCTCCGGGGGAAGACCAAAGCATTTAATGAGATGGAAGCCAACTTCAAG AATCTCTCCAGAGGCCTTGTCAACATTGCTGCCAAATTAACCAACACGAAAGACGTCAGAGACTTCTTTATTGATCTGGTGGAAAAG tttATTGAGCCGTGTCGGTCAGACAAATGGACAGCAGGAGACATGAGGCTCTACCTCACTCACTACACTAACTCTGCACACATACTTGACACATTCAA acaccagGTAGTGTGGGACAGGTATATGGGAGTGATCAAAAGCTGCATCCTCAAAATGTACCATGACTGA
- the LOC115205246 gene encoding fos-related antigen 1 isoform X1: MYRNFGNLGRGGSDSGSTNTGSSAVSQGTSTSTSQQDQKFTVAGGSQFVPSLNAITSNQDLQWLVQPSFIGPPGPSRPPRPLYSPAAGMRSFNPSPSQPHLYRPGVIRAVARSGSTTRRRNDEHLSPEELERRRIRRERNKQAAAKCRNRRRELTDTLQIETDELEGKKSCLQKEIAELQKEKEKLELVLEAHRPICKIHDSDSDSDQSSELPSLGGIKIEPELPDPPGSSAKSQSRIEKHKPKITIPVRPVTSSASAVPMESESLHTPILISTPSLTPFTASLVFSYPSGSLDSSSTISSQALPTLSSSSQHGVAQQSRNPQPCSIAHRRSSSSGDQSDHSLNSPTIITL, encoded by the exons ATGTACCGAAACTTTGGGAACTTGGGCCGAGGAGGCAGCGACTCTGGGTCCACCAACACCGGATCGAGTGCTGTATCCCAGGGCACCAGCACCTCAACTTCTCAACAAGATCAG AAGTTCACTGTGGCAGGTGGCAGCCAGTTTGTCCCCAGTCTCAATGCCATCACTTCCAACCAAGACCTCCAGTGGTTGGTCCAGCCCTCCTTCATTGGTCCACCTGGCCCCTCGCGGCCTCCACGTCCTCTTTACTCACCTGCAGCAGGGATGAGGTCCTTCAACCCTTCACCTTCCCAACCACACCTCTACAGACCAGGGGTCATAAGGGCAGTGGCAAGATCCGGGAGCACAACCAGACGCAGGAACGATGAACAT TTGTCCCCAGAGGAGTTGGAGAGACGCAGAATAAGGAGGGAGCGGAACAAACAGGCAGCTGCCAAGTGTCGTAACCGTCGACGGGAGCTGACAGACACGCTGCAAATC GAGACAGACGAGTTGGAAGGTAAAAAGTCCTGTCTGCAGAAAGAGATTGCTGAACTACAGAAGGAGAAAGAAAAGCTAGAGTTGGTTCTAGAGGCCCACCGCCCCATTTGCAAGATCCACGACTCTGACTCGGATTCTGACCAGAGCTCAGAGCTTCCCTCATTGGGAGGTATCAAAATTGAGCCTGAGCTTCCTGACCCACCAGGGAGCTCAGCAAAGAGCCAATCAAGGATAGAGAAGCACAAACCCAAAATTACTATCCCGGTCCGTCCTGTGACCTCCTCTGCCTCTGCTGTCCCCATGGAATCTGAGTCCCTTCACACCCCAATTCTTATTTCTACTCCATCTCTTACTCCTTTCACGGCTAGTCTGGTCTTCAGTTATCCCTCTGGCTCTCTAGACTCCAGTTCCACTATTTCATCCCAGGCTCTACCGACTCTGTCATCTTCCTCTCAACATGGTGTGGCTCAGCAGTCTCGAAACCCCCAGCCCTGTAGTATTGCCCATCGCCGTAGCAGCAGCAGTGGGGACCAATCAGATCACTCCCTAAACTCCCCTACCATCATCACACTGTGA
- the LOC115205246 gene encoding fos-related antigen 1 isoform X2: MYRNFGNLGRGGSDSGSTNTGSSAVSQGTSTSTSQQDQFTVAGGSQFVPSLNAITSNQDLQWLVQPSFIGPPGPSRPPRPLYSPAAGMRSFNPSPSQPHLYRPGVIRAVARSGSTTRRRNDEHLSPEELERRRIRRERNKQAAAKCRNRRRELTDTLQIETDELEGKKSCLQKEIAELQKEKEKLELVLEAHRPICKIHDSDSDSDQSSELPSLGGIKIEPELPDPPGSSAKSQSRIEKHKPKITIPVRPVTSSASAVPMESESLHTPILISTPSLTPFTASLVFSYPSGSLDSSSTISSQALPTLSSSSQHGVAQQSRNPQPCSIAHRRSSSSGDQSDHSLNSPTIITL, from the exons ATGTACCGAAACTTTGGGAACTTGGGCCGAGGAGGCAGCGACTCTGGGTCCACCAACACCGGATCGAGTGCTGTATCCCAGGGCACCAGCACCTCAACTTCTCAACAAGATCAG TTCACTGTGGCAGGTGGCAGCCAGTTTGTCCCCAGTCTCAATGCCATCACTTCCAACCAAGACCTCCAGTGGTTGGTCCAGCCCTCCTTCATTGGTCCACCTGGCCCCTCGCGGCCTCCACGTCCTCTTTACTCACCTGCAGCAGGGATGAGGTCCTTCAACCCTTCACCTTCCCAACCACACCTCTACAGACCAGGGGTCATAAGGGCAGTGGCAAGATCCGGGAGCACAACCAGACGCAGGAACGATGAACAT TTGTCCCCAGAGGAGTTGGAGAGACGCAGAATAAGGAGGGAGCGGAACAAACAGGCAGCTGCCAAGTGTCGTAACCGTCGACGGGAGCTGACAGACACGCTGCAAATC GAGACAGACGAGTTGGAAGGTAAAAAGTCCTGTCTGCAGAAAGAGATTGCTGAACTACAGAAGGAGAAAGAAAAGCTAGAGTTGGTTCTAGAGGCCCACCGCCCCATTTGCAAGATCCACGACTCTGACTCGGATTCTGACCAGAGCTCAGAGCTTCCCTCATTGGGAGGTATCAAAATTGAGCCTGAGCTTCCTGACCCACCAGGGAGCTCAGCAAAGAGCCAATCAAGGATAGAGAAGCACAAACCCAAAATTACTATCCCGGTCCGTCCTGTGACCTCCTCTGCCTCTGCTGTCCCCATGGAATCTGAGTCCCTTCACACCCCAATTCTTATTTCTACTCCATCTCTTACTCCTTTCACGGCTAGTCTGGTCTTCAGTTATCCCTCTGGCTCTCTAGACTCCAGTTCCACTATTTCATCCCAGGCTCTACCGACTCTGTCATCTTCCTCTCAACATGGTGTGGCTCAGCAGTCTCGAAACCCCCAGCCCTGTAGTATTGCCCATCGCCGTAGCAGCAGCAGTGGGGACCAATCAGATCACTCCCTAAACTCCCCTACCATCATCACACTGTGA